In a single window of the Thermomicrobiales bacterium genome:
- a CDS encoding aminotransferase class I/II-fold pyridoxal phosphate-dependent enzyme, with amino-acid sequence MQTKPRDVADFLAARVKNAAPSPTVAVSNKARELKAQGIDVIDLGGGDPDFITPENIRLAATEAMNAGDTHYVASNGTPALKKAISKKLLADNQLEYDPSEIMVTPGGKQALFAAMLATVEEGVDILLLEPAWVSYVSMVEIAGGRAIPVSLDPDSNFRVTRELLEAAVTPGTRGLVVNSPSNPTGRVLTLDEINTICAFAIEHDILVYTDEMYEKIIYGGRKHYSIANFPGMWDRTLTFNGLSKA; translated from the coding sequence GTGCAAACGAAACCACGGGATGTCGCTGATTTTCTGGCAGCGCGCGTGAAAAACGCGGCGCCGTCGCCCACGGTCGCGGTGTCGAATAAGGCGCGCGAGCTCAAGGCCCAAGGGATCGATGTCATCGATCTTGGCGGTGGCGATCCCGATTTCATCACCCCCGAGAACATTCGCCTCGCGGCAACTGAGGCGATGAATGCTGGTGACACGCACTATGTCGCCAGCAACGGCACGCCCGCGCTCAAAAAAGCGATAAGCAAGAAGCTGCTCGCGGACAACCAGCTCGAGTACGACCCGTCGGAAATCATGGTGACACCGGGCGGAAAGCAGGCGCTCTTTGCCGCCATGCTGGCGACGGTCGAAGAGGGTGTCGACATATTGCTGCTCGAGCCCGCGTGGGTTTCCTATGTCTCGATGGTGGAAATCGCGGGTGGCCGAGCCATTCCGGTTTCGCTCGATCCAGACAGCAATTTCCGAGTTACGCGGGAGTTGCTCGAGGCGGCCGTCACACCTGGCACCCGCGGATTGGTGGTCAACTCGCCGTCGAACCCGACTGGGCGTGTGCTGACGCTCGACGAAATCAACACGATCTGCGCGTTCGCTATCGAGCACGACATCCTCGTCTACACGGACGAGATGTACGAAAAGATCATCTACGGCGGACGAAAGCACTACAGCATCGCCAATTTCCCCGGAATGTGGGACCGCACGCTCACATTCAACGGGCTTTCCAAGGCGTA
- the rpsF gene encoding 30S ribosomal protein S6, with product MRTDSSARFYELMSISVPDGTPEELIETSQSVGGYIEAAGGRVLRSSNESPWGRRRLAYPIRHESTDLRDGFYTLYHFEIQPEGLESIEREIRLNERIIRHLLLQLDSEPIFVEEEEVVTETTDPETGETVITDETIVTAEDPATGEAVVVDEVEVAVVDAAGEVEVVADEIEVAVVDADGEVEVVADEIEVVSAEEE from the coding sequence TTGCGCACCGATTCCAGCGCGCGCTTTTACGAGTTGATGTCGATTTCTGTTCCCGACGGCACGCCGGAGGAACTGATCGAGACGTCCCAATCCGTTGGCGGATACATCGAAGCCGCCGGCGGCCGAGTCCTGCGCAGCAGCAACGAGTCTCCGTGGGGACGTCGCCGCCTCGCCTATCCCATCCGGCACGAGAGCACCGACCTGCGCGACGGTTTCTATACGCTGTATCACTTCGAAATTCAGCCCGAGGGGCTCGAATCGATCGAGCGCGAGATTCGTCTGAACGAGCGCATCATTCGCCACCTGCTCCTCCAGCTCGACAGCGAACCGATCTTCGTCGAGGAAGAGGAAGTGGTCACCGAAACCACCGATCCCGAAACCGGCGAGACCGTGATCACGGATGAAACCATCGTCACAGCCGAGGATCCGGCCACAGGCGAAGCTGTGGTGGTCGATGAAGTCGAAGTTGCCGTTGTGGACGCCGCGGGCGAAGTCGAGGTCGTTGCAGACGAGATCGAGGTCGCTGTGGTGGATGCCGACGGTGAGGTCGAAGTCGTCGCCGACGAGATCGAGGTCGTTTCCGCCGAGGAGGAATAG
- a CDS encoding single-stranded DNA-binding protein, which translates to MSFANITLMGNLGSDPETRYTPNGRLNVRFSVATNRRWTDSNGQQQERTTWFRVTAWGNQAEGLVKLMDQGYLGKGRQVVVTGRLEANEYTGNDGSLRTSLDVTANDVQLVGGRNDGSGSGFGGGQQGGFSGSRTQQSGGSADRFDDLPDSGDVDDIPF; encoded by the coding sequence ATGTCGTTTGCAAACATCACGCTCATGGGCAACCTTGGGAGCGACCCCGAGACGAGGTACACCCCAAACGGACGACTGAATGTTCGTTTCAGCGTCGCCACAAATCGGCGCTGGACTGATTCGAACGGTCAGCAACAAGAGCGAACCACCTGGTTCCGAGTCACCGCCTGGGGGAATCAAGCTGAAGGCCTTGTGAAGCTTATGGACCAAGGCTATCTCGGGAAGGGCAGGCAAGTCGTAGTTACTGGTCGACTTGAAGCCAACGAGTACACGGGAAACGATGGCTCACTTCGTACATCCCTCGACGTGACCGCCAATGACGTCCAGCTAGTGGGTGGCCGAAACGACGGATCCGGCAGCGGATTCGGTGGGGGCCAGCAAGGCGGCTTCTCCGGCAGCCGAACCCAGCAGAGCGGCGGTAGCGCCGACCGATTCGACGATCTCCCCGACTCGGGGGATGTCGACGACATTCCTTTCTAG
- a CDS encoding peptidylprolyl isomerase, protein MANPESNQPEKQSAKTTSKSSSRSSTSARSGGAQSKSRLTDKSQPKKRISRRQQDDKNTRILYGVLGAAAVIIALVLVGQAVNQYYLTPRKVLATVNGTEITREDYWKYRSNVLVNQISQYQQYASFFQGEQQQQYLAMAQQASVQLDEVWGSKDTDPTTLQSMIDDQVYLDGLDSLGLAITDEDVQNFIDERFANPEAPLFTPTNTPTLIPQRAEWATETAVSLAATTTAEAQGSPDFGSPEAVASPEGDSGTPVVPSAVEDGTPSASPSVAESTPVAAESTPVSNATPAGEIGSPEAVVETSTSGTPGSGTPAAATPVPTQTPNQDQVRETATANFDTYSEQVFDLTHMNHDDYVRLVAKPALARDLVTNHFAQQVGQSAEQVHARHILVGTEELANKLYEDLQTDPDAFAQLAEENSIDTGTAPNGGDLGWFTRGVMVEPFEEVAFELAPDAISEPVQTQFGWHIIQVLEHENDRALTDEQIDQTISAETDRWLADQREAASISSVVKPTPTPSVQEFVPPADAPTVAPTVVPASPVASDETKDDGTPSASPVAE, encoded by the coding sequence ATGGCCAATCCCGAGTCGAATCAGCCTGAGAAGCAATCAGCCAAGACGACTTCGAAGAGCTCAAGTCGATCGTCCACGAGCGCCAGGTCTGGTGGAGCTCAGTCGAAATCCAGGCTGACCGACAAGAGCCAGCCAAAGAAGCGAATCTCCCGACGGCAGCAGGACGACAAGAACACGCGCATTCTGTACGGCGTGCTCGGCGCCGCGGCGGTGATCATCGCGCTGGTGCTGGTTGGCCAGGCGGTGAATCAGTACTACCTCACACCGCGGAAAGTCCTCGCGACCGTCAATGGAACCGAAATCACCCGCGAGGATTACTGGAAGTACCGATCGAACGTACTCGTCAATCAGATCAGCCAGTATCAGCAGTACGCGTCGTTCTTCCAGGGGGAGCAGCAACAGCAGTATCTGGCGATGGCCCAACAGGCATCGGTCCAGCTCGACGAAGTGTGGGGATCGAAAGACACCGATCCAACCACGCTCCAATCGATGATCGACGATCAGGTCTACCTCGATGGTTTGGACTCGCTCGGCTTGGCAATCACCGATGAGGATGTTCAGAACTTCATCGACGAGCGTTTCGCCAATCCGGAGGCGCCCCTCTTTACTCCGACGAACACACCCACGCTGATTCCGCAACGAGCCGAATGGGCGACAGAAACCGCTGTTTCCCTTGCGGCAACCACGACGGCGGAAGCCCAGGGTTCTCCGGACTTCGGGTCTCCCGAGGCTGTTGCGTCTCCGGAAGGTGATTCAGGTACGCCGGTTGTCCCATCCGCAGTCGAAGATGGAACCCCGTCCGCTTCACCTTCGGTCGCCGAGAGCACGCCGGTTGCTGCCGAGTCGACTCCTGTCTCGAACGCAACACCAGCCGGAGAAATCGGCTCTCCTGAAGCCGTCGTGGAAACATCGACGAGCGGAACGCCTGGTTCCGGCACGCCGGCAGCCGCAACGCCTGTTCCGACCCAGACTCCGAATCAGGACCAGGTGCGCGAAACCGCAACCGCGAATTTCGACACCTACTCCGAGCAAGTCTTCGACCTGACACATATGAATCACGACGACTACGTGCGGCTGGTAGCGAAACCGGCGCTCGCGCGGGATCTCGTGACGAACCACTTTGCGCAACAGGTCGGCCAATCCGCCGAGCAGGTCCATGCGCGGCACATCCTGGTTGGCACCGAAGAGCTGGCGAACAAGCTCTACGAAGACCTCCAGACCGATCCCGATGCATTTGCGCAGCTGGCAGAGGAGAACTCGATCGATACCGGAACCGCGCCGAATGGCGGCGATCTGGGATGGTTCACGCGCGGAGTCATGGTCGAGCCGTTCGAAGAAGTCGCTTTCGAGCTGGCGCCCGACGCAATCAGCGAACCGGTCCAGACGCAGTTCGGTTGGCACATCATTCAGGTGCTCGAGCATGAGAACGATCGCGCCCTGACCGACGAACAGATCGATCAGACGATTAGCGCCGAAACCGACCGCTGGTTGGCGGATCAACGCGAGGCGGCATCGATTTCGTCAGTCGTCAAGCCGACACCCACGCCAAGCGTCCAGGAGTTCGTTCCTCCCGCAGATGCCCCGACGGTTGCTCCGACCGTCGTGCCAGCGAGTCCCGTAGCCAGTGACGAAACCAAGGACGACGGGACGCCATCCGCATCGCCTGTGGCGGAGTAG